A genomic window from Silene latifolia isolate original U9 population chromosome Y, ASM4854445v1, whole genome shotgun sequence includes:
- the LOC141633745 gene encoding cyclin-dependent kinase F-4-like, producing MERYKLIKEVGDGTFGCVWRAINKQTGEVVAIKKMKKKYYSWEECINLREVKSLKKMNHPKIVKLKEVIREHDILYFVFEYMECNLYQLMKSKGRPFSEAEVRNWCFEVFQGLAYMHQRGYFHRDLKPENLLVSKDVIKIADFGLAREITSAPPYTEYVSTRWYRAPEVLLQSPTYTSAVDMWAMGAIMAEMFALRPLFPGLNEADEIYKICSVIGTPTESTWPHGCQLARAMNFQLPQLPGAHLSTFMPSASEDAINLITTLCSWDPFRRPTSSEVFQHPFFQKCFYVPPSLRTRATINRTPPPTETKGFIEQKSIRRYSGPVSLPNPKDTYRKPHVAFGAGVQRKLDMDDKDMNKNDKSIKSSAEQPKYRPPAMNSPWRMTRGVTETAERLSNMSVGSGRQAPMKAGGWHGHSNMFMAVSGDPAF from the exons ATGGAGAG GTATAAGCTTATTAAAGAAGTTGGTGATGGAACTTTTGGGTGTGTTTGGAGGGCTATAAATAAACAAACTGGCGAAGtg GTCGCCATAaaaaagatgaagaagaaataCTATTCCTGGGAAGAATGCATAAATTTAAGAGAAGTAAAG TCATTGAAGAAGATGAACCATCCTAAAATCGTGAAGTTGAAGGAAGTTATTAGAGAACATGACATCTTATATTTTGTGTTTGAATATATG GAGTGCAATTTGTACCAGCTTATGAAAAGTAAGGGAAGGCCCTTTTCTGAAGCTGAAGTCAGAAATTGGTGCTTTGAAGTTTTTCAAGGCCTTGCCTACATGCATCAGCGCGGGTATTTCCATCGTGATCTTAAACCAG AGAATCTTCTGGTCTCAAAAGATGTCATCAAGATAGCAGATTTTGGTCTTGCTCGAGAAATAACTTCAGCTCCACCTTATACCGAATATGTTTCAACTCGCTG GTATCGGGCTCCTGAGGTTCTGCTTCAGTCACCCACATATACTTCCGCTGTTG ATATGTGGGCTATGGGTGCCATAATGGCAGAAATGTTTGCCCTCCGTCCTCTTTTCCCTGGTCTAAA TGAAGCAGATGAGATATACAAGATCTGCAGTGTTATTGGAACTCCAACAGAGAGCACTTGGCCCCATGGGTGTCAGCTTGCGAGAGCAATGAACTTCCAGCTCCCACAG CTTCCTGGGGCACATCTTTCAACTTTTATGCCCTCAGCAAGTGAAGATGCAATTAACCTTATAACG ACTCTGTGTTCATGGGACCCATTCAGAAGGCCGACATCTTCTGAGGTTTTTCAACATCCCTTCTTCCAG AAATGTTTCTATGTACCTCCATCCCTTCGGACAAGGGCAACTATCAATAGAACACCGCCGCCTACAGAAACCAAGGGATTTATCGAGCAGAAATCCATAAGGAGGTATTCTGGCCCTGTAAGTCTTCCCAACCCAAAGGACACCTATCGAAAACCCCATGTGGCCTTTGGTGCTGGTGTGCAACGAAAACTGGATATGGATGACAAGGATATGAACAAGAATGACAAATCTATAAAGAGCTCCGCTGAGCAACCCAAGTATCGACCACCAGCTATGAATAGCCCAT GGAGGATGACACGTGGCGTGACTGAAACAGCGGAGAGGTTGTCAAACATGAGTGTGGGTAGTGGCAGGCAAGCGCCTATGAAGGCTGGAGGATGGCATGGACATTCCAATATGTTTATGGCAGTCTCCGGTGATCCAGCCTTCTAG